A stretch of the Ensifer sp. PDNC004 genome encodes the following:
- the terL gene encoding phage terminase large subunit yields the protein MKRIELSLPPLTEIEREIERRACKRSLAEFARRAWHILEPATPLKWGWALDAICAHLEAVSRGEIKLLLMNVPPGTMKSLLTGVIWPAWEWGPLGQPEKRFLSTAHKQDLAIRDNLKCRRLIQSEWYQDRWPIALTTDQNAKTKFENDRTGFREAMAFQSMTGSRGDRVILDDPLSADDANSDAELLAAERTFLEALPTRVNNDESAIVVIMQRLHERDTSGLILSKGLPYIHLMLPMRFEPDRRCVTPYFADPRTKAGELLFPERFPKEQVDLLERTLGSYASAGQLQQRPVPRGGGLFKRSWFGMVKALPTGCRFVRGWDLAATEDEEAAATAGCLMALAPDGRFIIANMVREQVGPMAVEKLLRNTADQDRAEHGQVRGSIPQDPGQAGKAQAQHILRHVLVGHDYHASPETGDKETRALPLAAQAEAGNVFLIQGAWNEAFLTEAESFPTGKWKDQIDAASRAFTELTTKRQPSSTTTAVQGLF from the coding sequence TTGAAGCGTATCGAACTCTCTCTGCCGCCGCTGACAGAAATCGAAAGGGAGATTGAGCGGAGGGCCTGCAAGAGGTCGCTCGCCGAGTTCGCCAGACGGGCGTGGCATATCCTTGAGCCAGCAACACCGTTGAAATGGGGCTGGGCGCTCGACGCGATCTGCGCACACCTGGAAGCCGTCAGCCGGGGGGAAATTAAACTCCTCCTTATGAACGTACCGCCTGGCACGATGAAGTCGCTCTTGACCGGCGTCATTTGGCCGGCGTGGGAGTGGGGACCGCTCGGGCAGCCTGAAAAGCGCTTCCTCTCGACGGCGCACAAGCAGGATCTGGCGATCCGCGATAACCTGAAATGCCGCCGGCTCATCCAGTCGGAGTGGTATCAAGATCGTTGGCCAATCGCCCTGACCACCGACCAGAACGCGAAGACGAAATTCGAGAACGATCGGACGGGCTTTCGCGAGGCGATGGCTTTCCAGAGCATGACCGGCTCTCGCGGCGATCGAGTGATCCTCGACGACCCGCTCTCTGCCGATGATGCGAATAGTGATGCCGAATTGCTCGCCGCGGAGCGGACATTTCTTGAAGCGCTTCCAACGCGCGTAAACAACGACGAATCCGCAATCGTCGTCATCATGCAGCGGCTACACGAGCGGGACACGTCCGGGCTGATCCTCTCGAAGGGGCTACCGTACATCCATCTCATGCTTCCGATGCGGTTTGAGCCTGATCGGCGATGCGTCACGCCATACTTCGCGGATCCGCGAACGAAGGCCGGGGAACTGCTCTTTCCGGAGCGCTTCCCGAAGGAGCAGGTTGATCTGCTCGAGCGCACGCTTGGAAGCTATGCCTCCGCCGGCCAGTTGCAACAGCGCCCGGTCCCGCGTGGCGGCGGCCTGTTCAAGCGTTCGTGGTTCGGCATGGTGAAGGCGCTTCCGACCGGATGCCGTTTCGTCCGCGGTTGGGACTTGGCGGCGACGGAAGACGAGGAAGCGGCAGCGACAGCGGGCTGCTTGATGGCGCTGGCGCCGGATGGCCGATTCATCATCGCCAACATGGTGCGCGAACAAGTCGGGCCGATGGCGGTCGAGAAGCTCCTGCGAAACACGGCCGATCAAGATAGGGCAGAGCACGGCCAGGTGCGCGGATCGATCCCGCAAGACCCGGGACAAGCGGGCAAAGCACAAGCGCAGCATATACTGCGTCACGTCCTTGTGGGGCATGACTACCACGCCAGCCCGGAGACGGGTGACAAGGAAACCCGTGCTCTTCCGCTCGCAGCGCAAGCCGAGGCCGGCAATGTCTTCCTGATTCAGGGAGCATGGAATGAGGCGTTTTTGACTGAGGCAGAGAGCTTCCCGACCGGGAAATGGAAAGACCAGATCGACGCGGCCTCTCGCGCGTTCACCGAACTGACGACGAAACGTCAGCCAAGCAGCACGACAACGGCGGTCCAGGGGCTTTTCTGA
- a CDS encoding DUF4055 domain-containing protein translates to MQDVKTTHPDITPDRIADWCLMRNTMQGQRAVKREGVRYLPMPSGFKSMPDGGEEAYNRAYKLRAIVPELLAPSVAAMIGIIHAKETQITVPDGLSSIWENADGEGMSLEAFHRRITRYLLWLGRYGVLTTAPADGGEPFLAGYAGDSIINWDRDFFVMDESGKKRSGFEWKDNPKFRVLELVDGLYVSTVYEGESLDTISVSEPAALGGQRLDFVPFYVGNARDVVPAIETPPLIGIANAIINAYQLSADWRWQLFMSGQETLVAINGEAPKTVGAGVVHQMMGNDTVTPDLKYVSPTCSGIEAHEAAIEKQVEAAVMAGARMFEQEKSTQESGEARRLRFASETANLQSISQVSAALLERGLKAAARMKGLDDSDIVVTPPKDLLDSTMSAADFAQLFTVYTQGGMSWETFYERGQAGGIFSPERDADEEFALIDPEGAEDERRAALV, encoded by the coding sequence ATGCAAGATGTGAAGACGACGCACCCGGACATCACCCCGGATCGGATCGCCGATTGGTGCCTGATGCGGAATACGATGCAGGGCCAGCGCGCGGTCAAGCGCGAGGGCGTTCGCTATCTGCCGATGCCTTCCGGCTTCAAGTCTATGCCAGATGGCGGGGAGGAGGCCTATAACAGGGCCTACAAGTTGCGCGCGATCGTGCCGGAATTGCTGGCGCCGTCTGTCGCGGCCATGATCGGCATCATCCACGCCAAGGAAACGCAGATCACCGTCCCGGACGGCCTGTCGTCGATCTGGGAGAATGCGGACGGCGAGGGCATGAGCCTTGAGGCTTTCCACCGCCGGATCACACGATATTTGCTCTGGCTCGGCCGTTATGGCGTGCTGACGACTGCACCGGCTGACGGCGGCGAGCCTTTCCTTGCCGGATATGCCGGAGACAGCATCATCAATTGGGACCGCGATTTCTTCGTCATGGACGAGAGCGGCAAGAAGCGCTCCGGCTTTGAATGGAAGGACAACCCCAAATTCCGCGTCCTTGAACTGGTCGATGGGCTCTACGTGTCGACCGTCTACGAAGGTGAAAGCCTGGACACGATCAGCGTCAGCGAGCCCGCCGCCCTCGGCGGTCAGCGTCTCGATTTCGTGCCGTTCTATGTCGGCAATGCCCGTGATGTGGTCCCGGCGATCGAGACGCCGCCGCTGATCGGCATCGCGAATGCCATCATTAACGCCTACCAGCTTTCCGCTGACTGGCGCTGGCAGCTTTTCATGTCCGGGCAGGAGACCCTTGTCGCGATCAACGGCGAAGCGCCGAAGACGGTCGGCGCCGGCGTCGTTCACCAGATGATGGGCAACGATACCGTCACCCCAGACCTGAAATACGTGTCGCCGACCTGCTCGGGCATCGAGGCGCATGAAGCAGCCATCGAGAAGCAGGTCGAAGCAGCCGTGATGGCTGGCGCTCGCATGTTCGAGCAGGAGAAGTCCACACAGGAGAGCGGCGAGGCGAGGCGTCTCCGGTTCGCCAGCGAAACCGCCAACCTCCAGAGCATATCGCAGGTCTCGGCCGCTTTGCTCGAGCGCGGTTTGAAGGCAGCCGCGCGCATGAAGGGGCTCGATGACAGCGACATCGTCGTCACGCCGCCCAAGGATCTGCTCGACAGCACCATGTCGGCGGCCGACTTCGCGCAATTGTTCACCGTCTACACCCAGGGCGGCATGTCCTGGGAGACCTTCTACGAACGCGGCCAGGCTGGCGGGATCTTCTCGCCCGAGCGTGACGCG